In a genomic window of Styela clava chromosome 7, kaStyClav1.hap1.2, whole genome shotgun sequence:
- the LOC120328808 gene encoding uncharacterized protein LOC120328808, with amino-acid sequence MFQRVQKWVRGKDKKLSEGSGVKHSNKKGRGPKYSGQSQERTVSCDGETRNVNGFEDEFKPHDIDGFDIVPTTIASKDEQSNLLGDKNLQQVPLVNSSNQQSSEDIFTSFTKTETPEDNSDSKLPNGEIEPKTLFEQSEQMENNTNSNLSIDEKEILDMFDSIVNDFENESDTEEKYGGVDEENEAINGIDHINNVENNESESNESPNVQNWKMTGLIRQKSLRFVSKEDMYLPSPENERRNNSTTEVPELPPADYPVSEDDIDDDEESEQSDSETLEKSNEKCFKETITSFSSQPLKKEIQESNFKKTATTNVTNQGTELSDCSPRTNGYKENAEKYKNSWSSESESSEKYFSTSPDVPRSAPAQPRRPRPRVTSFKSAALPKLSSKPVNDLVKKFEDYKTGDTF; translated from the exons ATGTTTCAAAGAGTGCAAAAGTGGGTCCGTGGGAAAGACAAAAAACTGTCTGAAGGTTCTGGTGTAAAGCATAGTAACAAAAAAGGACGAGGTCCAAAATACAGTGGACAAAGCCAGGAGCGTACAGTTTCCTGCGACGGCGAAACGAGGAATGTAAATGGCTTCGAAGATGAATTTAAACCTCATGATATTGACGGATTTGATATTGTACCAACTACTATAGCCAGTAAGGATGAACAATCTAATTTACTCGGTGATAAAAATTTGCAACAAGTACCTTTAGTAAATTCTTCAAATCAGCAGTCCTCGGAAGATATATTTACCTCATTCACAAAAACTGAAACTCCTGAGGATAATTCAGACTCAAAATTACCAAACGGGGAAATCGAACCAAAAACTTTATTTGAGCAAAGCGAACAAATGGAGAACAATACAAATTCTAATTTGTCGATTGATGAGAAGGAAATTCTAGATATGTTTGATTCAATAGTTAATGACTTTGAAAACGAATCTGATACAGAAGAAAAATACGGAGGCGTGGATGAGGAAAATGAGGCTATAAATGGCATAGATCACATTAACAATGTAGAAAACAACGAATCGGAAAGCAACGAATCACCAAATGTACAAAACTGGAAAATGACTGGACTAATTCGACAAAAATCATTACGATTTGTATCAAAGGAAGATATGTATTTGCCTTCACCAGAAAATGAAAGGCGAAATAATTCAACAACAGAAGTTCCTGAACTTCCACCGGCAGATTACCCTGTATCGGAAGACGATATTGACG aTGACGAAGAATCCGAACAATCTGACTCAGAAACTCTTGAAAAATCGAATGAAAAGTGTTTCAAAGAAACCATAACCAGTTTCTCATCACAGCCGTTAAAAAAAGAAATCCAAGAGTCCAATTTCAAAAAAACTGCTACGACCAATGTCACGAATCAGGGCACGGAACTGTCGGACTGTTCGCCGCGCACCAATGGTTATAAAGAAAATGCAGAAAAGTATAAGAATAGTTGGTCATCAGAATCTGAATCCTCTGAAAAGTACTTTTCGACATCACCAGATGTTCCAAGATCAGCACCTGCGCAACCGAGGCGCCCGCGTCCTCGCGTGACTTCGTTCAAATCAGCAGCACTTCCTAAACTAAGTTCCAAACCTGTTAATGACTTagtaaaaaagtttgaagactATAAGACTGGAGACACATTTTAA